In Melospiza melodia melodia isolate bMelMel2 chromosome 9, bMelMel2.pri, whole genome shotgun sequence, the genomic window GGCAGGAAGTTCTCAGAGAAGGGAAATAGCTTCAAGAGAGAAATTCCTCTTCACCTGTCAAGCATTACCTCACACTTGCAAATCTTTTGGGCTTGCAGCTAAAAGGGTTTTAGGAGGGCCCGTGGAGCTAAGTCAGGCTGCTATACAAGTTGTAAGGAATTTAAGGAAAAGTGCACTCCTTAAGGGATTACTAGTGCTAAACATGAAAGAAAGGAGGGTTGGGTGGCTGAAAAggagggcagggttaggtgggaatttgggaaggaattcctccctggcacagctgtggctgcccctggatccctgcagtgcccaaggccaggctggacattggtcttggagcacctgggacagtgggaggtgtccctgccatggctggggtggctctgggagggatttcaggtcccttcctgcccaaacccttctgtgattctgtgctaaAATGCTCAGCCCCATCCTCCCACCCTCATTTCTCTCTTTAGTTTTGCTCCAGAAAAGTGCATCATCACCTGTCTCCCTTGGAAACCCATCCCTATGGCAACATGCAGGAATGTCTCCATGCAGGCACGgcacagctttggcagcccctTCTCTGTCACACTCGTCATGGCACCGTCCCGAGGCTGCCGGGAGATGACGGGAGCTCGCCTCTCTCAAGACACCACTTGGAAGATTTTCCACTGAGAACTTGTTTTCCGCAGTCTTTCACTCCCCTGGCTCTTGAACTCTCAGTCTGTGTATCACAACTGTGATTTTATATGAAATGTGTtgcaaaaaaccccatgtatttgcCTTCATCAGCAAAAAGCCCTAAACCCCACATGAGATGTTTTTGACAAGACCTACTTTCCATGGAGCCACCCTGCCAAGCACGAGCTGCTTCTGTGCTTTTTCCAAACTCAGTCCCACACTGGCTTTTCACTTGTGGGGTATTTTTATCAGATGCTAAGAAAGTTCACCTGCACCTACACCACCAACACTGTGAATTTCTTGCTACACTTTTTATGGGATTAACATTGTTATCATTTTCCCCACTCTGTTGTGAGTAAATATGCCACCTCTGAGTACACCACAAATTTTCCAGTTAAAAACACCCCTTGCACTGCTGGCTGTGGGTGATAAGAGGGAGTGTGTGAGTATCCTGGGCTCCAGAAATTGCACTCAGGAATTCTGATTTCAGAGGCATGAAATCCTCCCCAAGGGCATGTTACCAACCACAGCCAGCAGTGCCCTCAACATCTGCACGTCCAGAAAGGTTGAGACCCTTTGGAGTGATGCTCACAATGAAATCTGCCACAGCTGGGCTTTCTTTGCACACAAAGACAGGGTAACACAGGCTGCAAGGATGGTTCTTGTTTAATCCCTACTGCACAGAAATGCATGACTGAAATTtcacatgaggaaaaaaaaggtttaaaaaataaactgtggCTTGTGACAGCAAGATGTACTTGAAACTTCCATCAAATTGCACAGCCAGTATTGAGCTTATCTAGATATTCAAGACCACAAGAATTGCTTATTCCTCACCAAGAACAAGGGACAACTTGGTACCTTGTGCTCACTGTGGAAAAGCCAGGTGTGGAGGAACACTGACACAAATTAAATGGCAAATTCTCACTCTGTTTACAGAGAGCTCAAGGCTCTCTGCTCAGCTGTGCCCTCCTGAGAAGACCAAGAGGCTCTGGCTGCCCTTGACAAGACCAGGAAAATAAAGGAATGCTGTTTGTAGAGCCAAAAACAAGAGGATAGAAAGAAATAGTGGAAGTTATGATTTGGGGCTGTAGGTACAACTGAGATTTTCTCTCACTTAGAAATGAATCTTTTTGGACATCCTTCCTGGAGGTGAGAGAGCAGAGTTACACTCAAATACACTTACCCAGCTGAGCCATTACATAAATCCAGCTGATACAAGAGATGAAAAAGAAGTCCTGTCATTCTAAATTGCAGCAGAAAGCATTTCAGCATCAGATTCTCTGCTGCTGACATTAAGGAAGGGAGAAggagcctgtggctgcagcaggaattcACCTCAGAACAACCAACTTTCTATTACACCTGTGACAGGGAATAGCTCTGCACAGACATGGCAACAAAACCATTAAAATGTTTTCTGCAATTTAATGGAGTTTAAAAAATATTCATcctattttgtttttgtttctttgtgctTGTCTTCCTGTCAACGCTTATGCCAAAAACCATCACAAAACCGCTCTGAAAACACCAATCCACAAACGTGGCTCACCCTTCCTAGATATCCACATGCAGGCACACTTCAGGGTCGTActtgggcagggaaaatgtatttttttgcTGTAAAAAGCAAAGCAGGGCCTGTGAGGAGCTGGGAGGCAGGAGTGGATGGAGGCGGTGGGAGCTGCCTGaagatcccagccctggctgccgtCAGGAATGACAGATGGTGTTTGTCAAGAGGATAGAGATTTACCTTCTTATTTCACCATGGAAATACAGCAGCAAGAACACTACCAACATCCACTATTTTATCCAACAGATTTAAGAAATATATcccacattaaaagaaaaaaccaaaacaaaacaacaaagacCAACAGGATTCCTGCAGGAAAACAGAGCACCAGATGCAGCTGGAAATCCCAATTAAAAGAAGCAGTTGTGTTTACCAAGAGACAATGTCTGCCATTGCATGTAATTTATTTTCTCATTAAGGAAATGCACTGAGCACATACAGAGATTACATTCAATACAGATTTATCATTACAGAACCATAGGAAGATAAAGATACAATCAATACCTGCTTCCTGTAGCAGAAGAGATTGAAGGAACTGCTTCAAGCtgagaatgaaatgaaaaatacTTACACCAATTTAAATGATTTTTTATACAGATGAGACACTTGAATCCAAATCAACATTCTCAGCCAAGATCTGCTGCATTGTTGCAATCTTTATATTTAACAGCTTTATCAGAGTGGTGCCTAGAGACTTAAAATAGACCAAACTGCCTTGTCTGAGCCCACCTGAACAAACCCAGGAGAATCCAGGCAGTCTGAAGCCACAGCCCACATGAGATGATGGAAGGATCCTTGCTGGGGAAAGGGCACAGCAGAACAAGGAGACAGCTCAGCCCCTGTGACAGCTACAAGGCAGGCAGGGTTACACTCTGCAGGGAGGGCTCACTCATTGACTTGCAGCAGCTCTAGAGTTTGCAACCTGAATAAAATTTTGGTCAGTGTGAAAAAATCTACTACACACTGCCCAGAACTGATTTTTCAAAGAATTGTACTGAAAAAAAGTCACAACACAAAGCTAGAGGAAAAACTACTTTGCCACTTATTTTGTGAGTTCCATAAATTTGATGACCTAACCTTTTTCCCACTAGGCAACTAAAACTAGAACTGGAAAGACCACCTCTACCTCAGCTACACCAGCTGGACTTTCAGCCAGTCCTGTGCATGTTGTGTGCCAGGGGTTGGAGCAGATCATCACAGCTGGACATTAAAATCTACAAATTTCACTCATCTGcttgcctggagctctgagttTTGGATCAAAGGAGGTAGTGATGCACAATGCCTTCTACTGAGTGACCCCTTCTGGATCATTTACTTGGTAAAACTGCCATGAATGGGtttattaaaaatattgattTAGTCCCTCTTTATGCCTCTAAAGACCTCCAAGTAATTTCATTCACTTTGCAAAATGAAAAGATCATAAACCACCTCAACTCCATCACATCACTGAAGGGGGAGGCCTGTATAGATATATACACTCTTACTCTCAAAGGCTGCAGTTTAGAATTATTTACATAACTGAAACCTCAAGAATTATAAACTCAAGTTATCATTTGCCTACAAGAAAGGgattaatcacttgtttttaaaaccaGCAGGAGAGAGGTCGAGCCAATCTTTGGATGGAGTACCAGTTCAAAAACAACTTCCAAACTCTTCTTTTTACTTCCTCTTCTGATGCTGTGGTAAAATTCTCAAGGGATCAGGAAAGAGAAGACTGGAAGGTGTTTTCTTCCAGGGAAATACAGACACAAGCATAGAAccattgaatggtttgggttggaaaggatcttaaagatcatccagcctCCCTGCCAGGAACATATCATATACAACAGAATATACCTCCATGCATTATTCTCTTAATGACCTTCTCTTACCAGTTTGTATTAATACTAAATCATCTGTATTTCAAGTTTCCTTTTGTCCAGCACGCCAATATGCTCTGGAAGATTAACTTGCTTGCTAGAATTTTCAGTCACTTTGTGCTTGAAAATTTTAGTTTGCTTTTGAATATCTGCCAACTGCAAAAAGCATTTGGCAGCCATTTGCCCTTGACCTTACTACCAGGTTACCTGCAGCCAAGATTTCTCCTTATCCAAATTGCAGGAAAATAAGCAGCAGGGCAGCATTCCTTACACAGAGATCAAGACCTATTTAGCAGATGAAACAATTTTTTAATCTAAACATCTGTCAGGTCTTCCTACAGCTTTTTGCCTAGTGAGATAAAATGGTACATGGAGCAACGTGATTAGCAAATATTATCACCCCTTGCTAAGAAGGCAGAGTTGTTGCTTCAGgatgctctttttttcctttcccccctcaTGTCAGCTTCAGCAAGGGGAGCCAGAGCagagtgaggatgaggagggggaggctgcaggagctggtgaCCCTGGGAGCCAGGCTCCTGGCGTTGCAGTTGTTGGAGTAGCAGCAGTGGACGCTCACGCCGGGCGCCCTCGATCCGTCGCGCCTCGCCCGCTCGCAGAAGGACCTGAACGAGCAGGACTTCATGATGCCACCTGCAACAGAGCCACGGTGAGCCCACAGGGGCTGCAAATGGCCTCTGCACCCCCAGCACCAGCCTGAGCACCCAGCACGGGGCAGCAGCCTCGGGTtgggctgctcctcacaggaaaaCGAACACGGCCACAACAAGGCAGCGCACCAACAGCTCCCCCTTAAATAACTCTGATTTACCTTAGAGGCAACTGGTGCAGCTTAAATACCTCTGGATGTGCCCAAGTGCTCATTAGCTTCTCTTCCATCCTAATTTCCAGCTAAGTCACTTAAGGAAAAAGTGGGCaatacttaaaatatttcttcccaGCTTTCCCACAGAGTGGGTGCAGCTCATTGTGGCGCACCGACAAATCGTTCCCAGTGGGATTTTGTGACAACAAAACCAGGACAGAGATTCCTTAATGGGGTTTATTTTAAGAGGAGACATTTAATTTTGGTTTGTCCCTTAACTTACTATGCAGTCTTCTCTTTCCAACACTgataatttatttcttttgtgACAAATGTAACAGGTCTGACACATTTGTGACACTTACTTGCTTGTCCTCTAATGACTGCACAGGCATCtgcatggcctgggcactgctGACTTCCTTGTCTGTTGCAGTCATCATCACTAGAACCTACACAGGTGTAACACTGCAGCGCTTCACCTGGGTGGAGGGAGAAGAGACCATTTAGAATTTACAAGAAGTATTTAAAAGTATCAATCTTTCTAGTAAGGTTTCATGcacacattaaaaaaatgcaaaaaaagctTTGGAAAATCCAAAGAGTCTGTTAATCTTATCaatgtttatttttttagaaATGGGTCAAATATTgataaaaagataataataaaaaacatcAGCCACAGATTACTTAGTTGTTATAATCTGCATTTAAAGTAACACAAGAAACATTTGATATTCTGTAATTGCATCCGTATCTTCTTGTAATGTTTTCAGAGCAGAGCCCACaaattggttttttccccccccatCATGATCTTTGGTCCACAGTACCATGAGAAAGCACATTGTATACACATAAAATCTTACAATGATCCAATTTTCCTCTTCTCCTGAAGTACCAATTCAGCTGGAAAGCACAGCAACGTATCTTGAGTTTTGCTCTTGTTTAAACACCACAACCACACCTCaatcctctttcttttccttgcctCAAACTACATGGCATTTTCAAAGGAAGGCAAGCATGAGTTATGAAGATTTCAAACACCACATTTGAAGGTTGCAGAGCAgaaatcccacccctgccatcaGTGGGGACATTTGGATCTGTTAGCACACACATTTATCTTTACAGAGGTGCAGTTCTGTGCTGCcaaccacacacacaaaataacCTGAGAGCACCCAGCCCAGGAGAGGAGCCCAGAACAGCAAAGAGGCTCAGCCATGCCTGGGGCAGGGAATGCAAATGaagtaaaaaaaggaaagaaaaaggagctgACTTACTTTTGAGGACAAAAAGGGAGCTGACAAGAACCAGGCTGAAGACTGTCCACATCATGGAGATCCAAGAGATGCACCATTAGGCAAAGAAAGCAGTTTGTTTGCTATTAGAGCCTTAATGCTTCTCCTCCATCCCTAATCCTGTGCAGAGGATAACTTACAGGATAAAGAGGTGTTCAAGAGTGCTACTTATGGAGAGCTTATTCTGGCTGCACCTCTGATCACACCAACCCCAGCTCCACCAGCCCTGCAGGCAAATTCTGCCAGGAGCAGGAAATTATTCACCTTTCAGTGCCAGACATGCTTAAAAACCATCCTGTCACCACATGGCACAGCCCCTGACTCCTCCAACAGCCTCATTACATTTCCCCATGGGATTTGCTGGATCAGGGTCAGAGCATTAAATATTTTGGAGGATTAAGCCTATGCTTGAGACTTGAGTGGTCCAAATCCAACACatagacacatatatatgtatatttagaGAGACATTAAGATATAGACCTAGATATGTGCACATAAGCAGCAGACTCTTGTGACCCACAAAGTGTTCCAAGCAGTGACCCATGAAGTGCTTTCTGTGGAGGAATTAATTCCCAAGAGCATCTGGTGCTGAAATAAGCAAGTGAAGGACACAAAAGAGAGACATACTTATCTTCAACTTTCAACGAAAAAATTTATTTACAATAGAGAATTTCATTTGTGACAtgcattttccttcctttttttttttcttttttgattttattttacaaATCAGCAAATGCAGATAAAGTTTACATTCCTTAAGGCAAGAGTCCCCATGCAAGTAATACATGTTTATATTAAATCCAAAAGACATCCAACATGGGAACTCATGTACAAAGGGAAGGCTAGGATCAGCAATTTGTATTTTCTTAGAGAACTTGACAATCTCCCTGATACAGGAACTTTGAGATCAACTTGCTATGAATTATactatgaaaatgcaaacaatagcAAGAAATTCTGATAGTCATCTTAGTACTGCATACAATTAAATCAACtttatttagaaagaaaatacaGTAGTGCATACGAAAAAGTGAAAATATAACCTGTCCACATAAATGTATGGACATCAGTGTGCCAATGGTCATATTGCACTCAGTATCGAAGTCCAGAAATTTGGTTAAAAGTTAGCTTTTCCCCATTTTGGCAATCAGTTCATCACAAATCTTTGTTAATTCTTCTATCTCTTTATTctggaaaataaaatatgaagtATTATGAAAAGGATTGTTGCATTAAGATGAGGGGTTTTTCTAATTTTAATGTTATCTAACCAGTGGGAAAGGTGTGGGAAAATTAACTTTTCTCCAATGCTGAGATCAGGAGATTTATACATACAGATATATGTGCAGATATAGTACAACTGAGTGTTCATATTCATAGTACAGCTACATGCATTCAAACAAATGCTTCCTTTTTTCCAAATTCAGCTCCTCCAGTTTTAATAAATCAAATTTAGCACCAAAGCAGACAGCCTCACAGCACTCATTCCCAGCACTCCACAATAATACAGAGTGGAAATTTGTTTCTGGGCTgcacttttctatttttttttttttttcattattttcaccCTGCCTTGCAGAGCTGCAAGCAAGGACGAGCTGTTCTATGCCAAAGCAAGCTCCCTTGGCTGAGCTAGAGATATAAATAGGCATTTCCTACAGACACTTTGGAATTAGCATTGGAATTACAGCTAGCACTAAAAAGGGAAACAGAACCTGAGAGAAAAACCTGAGAATTGAAGCAAGCCAAGGCCTGGGCTGCACCCTGAGCTCTGCCCAAGGCTGAGCCAGCCCCAAACACTTGGGCTCACATCAAACCTGGCTCCAGCTGGTGCACACAGGGGGTTTTGCCTTAAAATTTGGGGAGTGCTGCTGTCCCCAAAGCTGCAGGACAATCCTCAGGCAGGGCTTGGCTCCTGGTTTATTTACCTTTTGTTCCAGTGTTCTCTCCAAGGCATCCACTTTGAGCTGCTCCTTGCGAAGGCTGGCCTGGTACgctgcctgctcctgctgggccttGCCTCTCACTTGTGCAATTTCAGCATTGGCTCTGCAAAAAACACAGGGCTTGGTCACAGCAGGGTCTCCACAGGAAAGGGCAGAGGGTGCCCAAGGGTGGACAGCACCTTAACAAATGGGGGGAGAGGGCAGGGCTGCCTTCTGCACATCCTGGGTACGTTGTGAGACTTGTCCCTGAACACTTTCCACAACTCCCTCTCTTGCTCAGCAGAGCCTTTTCTTACTGTCTGTGTTGctccctttgtgcttctctcagatATCTCTGCTGGGTTCACAAATATGACTCAGGTAGAAGTGTTTTATGGCAGTTTCCAAACCTGCtctccagctcagggcactgtACTATGAGCCCTGAACATGATCCCTAGAAAGGCTTAAGTGGTCATTATGTGGAGATCTAGAAAAAAGGAACTGGCTAATGGCTTCTTTCTTGATCCTCCCATGATAATACATTAACAAATATAAAGACATTAGCTAAACATAGAAATTTAAGGTGTTCTGTATGGTCAGGAGCTGGAAGAAACACCAGCACATTGCAGAAATTCGCATTATTACATTTCTTTCCACCTCTATCCCAGAGCAGCCTGTGCTTTGCATATTGCAGGATCAGTTTGGGATGTGAGGTCCAGCCATGGGAATCCTTCTGCAGCATGAACTCCTGAAAAAAATGTGTACAGTCCATgcaccagccctggaagtgtccaagcccaggctggacagggcttggagcaacctggaccAGTGgaaggtccctgcccatggcagggggtggaacaagatggttttaggatctcttccaacccaaagcattctgtgaatCCATGACTCAATTACCTGTCCAGTTTTTCCTCAGCATGAATTTTGAGTGCCTGGTACCTCTGCTCCTCCTTCTTCACTCGTGACAAATATTCCTGCGCACATTTCTTCAACACTTCTTCATTCTTAAAAGAGAAGATGACATCAAATTTAAACCAAGAGGTTAAAATGCAGGACAGGGAGTCACATACACAGCTGTTTGAAGGGCTGCAGTCCAACACTGACACCCCCTGAAAGAGAATATTTCACAATGCGAAGAGTTTTACAATTTTTCTGTTTGCATTTGATAGCTGGCTGCAATCCTTCACCTGAAGATTATGGTTTGGCATGCAGAACATCAGAATCAGCTGGAAACAAAAGTCCTGCCTTCtgtccagcagcacagcacattCTGGTCCACAGAAtctgctcagctctgctcttTAAAGGAGATGTTAAGGTGACTCACCTTCCGAAACCCCTCCAGGACTTCCTTCATCTTCTCGTATCTCCTGAAAAGATCTGCCAGGGATTTCTCCACTGAGTTCAGATCGGCCAGAGCTTGCTCCTTCTCCACTATGAGCTGCTGAACAGTGTGGTGGGAGACAGATTTCTCTCTCTGTTCATCCTCTGAAAGAAGAGAGGAGTAGACAAAAGAGAGGTTTTCAGAAGGGTAACAGGAGTAAGCCCACTGAGTTCACTATCATCTACAGTTTCTACTATACTCTGCCCTATTTGTGTATTAGCAAGCTTACAGGATCCAGAAAAGTCAGATTTATATAaagacacaagcctggtttggaAAACAGTTGCTAAATACAgtgatatttaaatattttgatgTTGGGGGAAAATGTGAATGTATCTCTGTACTGATGATTTCCTCACTCTGAACTCGAAAAGGCAGGTGCTGGATTTCCCCTGAAGATGCATTAACTTAAAGAAAGGACATTTAtgcacattccaagcactggccACAAGCTATCTGCCACTGTTGATAAATGCCTGTCATCTCCTGGCACCTTCTAGTCCTGCACAAACAAGGCACTTTGTTCAGTGCAATTCAATTCTTCCCTTGGAAAAGCAACGTTTTACCAGCTCTCAGGATTGCTGGAGCAAGTGGCAGAAAGGAAATCTAACATCAGACAGACTTCCTAAGTGTAAAAACACTGCAAAAAACATCTGCCAAGCTCCTCCTGTTTATAGCTAAATTTGAGCCAGGGGTGGTGGGAAGAGCATAACAGGAATACAAATCCATATGGAGGAGGAATTTTCAAGGGATTTGACCTCATAATAAGTTGGAATATTCACATAACACTGGAAGAAAAGGTCTGGCATTGTCTTCCAAAATGCGGCATTTTTTCCTTCACATCCTAAACTATGATTCTTGTGCCCATGTTTTAAGGGGTACTTTGCATGATACTGAAAGGAAAACCCAGCCACAAAACACAACAGTTTTATATTACCATTTTCTTTGGTTTATGATAGAAACTAAAATAAGGTCAAAAGTTCTCCCGTGGAAAAAGCGTGGGGCATTTCAAAGTGTACAACTTTTCATTTGGGCCTTTATATCTGGAAACATAAAGAACTCAACAAATTTGTTGATTTTATTTGAATAGAAGATTTCATCTGAATTATTTACAGTGCCGCTCAGCTCCAAAATGCCAAAGCTGATACTGTCAATCCCCGAGATTCATCTCTTCCTTTTGCATATTCCGTCCAAAAAATGCAATTTTTGTTGGCCTGACCAAGGCTAGAGCAGAGATGATGCCACACTATGCATCAGCTCCTGGGCTCCTCTGCTCACCCCTGACAGCAcctggctggggcagagcctgaccTTATTTTGCTCTGTATGATACAGAAGATGAAAAGAACCAGAGAAGCTCTCAGGACCTGCTTGTAACACCTTTATTTTACTGGTGAACAAACACCTTTGACATGGCAGAGAAACCCAACAACATAACTTGGATACATTTAACACtttattaaaaagaaacattCTTTTCTATTTTGCTTTCTCAGAGACACCCTGTATTCCTCTCTAATGTCAAAATTATTGTGTtctcaattaaaacaaaaaaaatttgttgtcttttgtttatttttctaaagCTCAGAGGCTGTCTCCTTGTGTTCCAGCACTAAATCTGTTTAATCATGCTGGAGATTACACCCTGCCTAGATAATTCCAAACCCTTTCCTGGCAGGATCCTGCTCTCTGGCAACACTTCTGTCACTGCAACTCCATGGGCAAGAGATCCATGTGCATCCTCAtccaaaatattttaatgtatttaataTCGCATCCCTACTTTTTGTGAGACTGCTGTCTGAGGTATTTTAGCCACTTCCTTACTTGTTTCCAGGGCGATCAGGAAGTTAATAAAATTCATGTCACACTCCCTCACAACTACTgagctcctcctcttcctcccagcaCATTGTGGGCCCTCCTCTCTCCTCAGCTGGATCAGCTCCTCCAACACTCAACGCCAAGCAACATTTAAACCATTTAAACTCATGGGAAATGAGCAAATgctacagaatcccagaatggtttgggttggaagatccTTTAAAGCTCATTTaattccacccccctgccatgggcagggagacaCTTCCCACTGCACTAGGCTGATCCAAGCCCATCCAAGTGATGCTCCCAAACCAAAGTGGTTAAATACAACAAAAGGCAGAAATTTGGCTGGAGGGAAACTAGAATTTTATGTGATActttcataaaatcacagaatggtttgggttggaaaggaccttctaTTTTCTAAGACTATGATTTAGTTTCAATAAAATGTGCTAAGTCAAATCTTAGATAAGCAGCCACACATCCTTAATTCTAAATATGTTTATGAGGTCATGTGATCAAAATATTTGAATTAAATGACTTCCACATCTGCAacacagcctgcccagggctcaccaACAATCACAGCAGTATGCTCAGGACGAGCACTATCCAAATTGACAGAATCAGAGCAGCACCACGGCAGATCCGCTTTCAGGCTCAGCTCACTACTACTCACACGACTTCATGGGAATGCAGCAAACAGagaacaaaagcaaaagaaactAAAGATGCAAAATGCTGGTGTGAAAGTTGGTGAAAAGCTTTACTTACCAGGCTTGCCTGTTTTGTTTTTGCAAGCAAATAGCAAGAAGCAACGAAAACGGAAGCAAAATAGAAAAATCGGGAATTGTTAGGAAAGCAGCAAATAAGTAATGCAACAACCTGTAATGCACAAAGCATAACATCTGTTTGTTTTTCACAAGGAGAATCTCATTAtctattcaaatgtaaagtaataAAAAAATCCTCATAATGTAAATCTCATAATGTAAAATCTCGTAAATCTCATCATGTATTCATATGTAAAAAAAAAGGATACAtttttaacagggaaaaaaagaccAACAAACCAACATTAGAAACTTGTCAGTGAAAAGGAATTGGGGTGGGGATTTTGGCTGTGAGCAAGGTGTGTGGAGGGTGCAGGAACACTGGGGtcacccaggctctgctccctggctgtCAGAGCAAACAGCACCAAgcacaaagcagcagcacagcccgaaAGCCTGCTCTGTCCTCTCCCCACTCCTCAGAGTAAACTAAAATGTGTTAGAGGCAagtgtaaggaaaaaaaagggaaaaaaggataaAAGCACAAGTAAAAAGAAATACACCAAGTGACACTAAACAGGGATCTACACACTGGCAGCCTGCACAGTGTGGCATGAAGTAATCACAGCAGCTAAGCTGGGTAATTTTGGGTTCCATATATGTGAGACAGCAAATACTGAACCTTCCACAGCCCTTGGAATCAAAGGCAATTGTTTGCAATGCACATTTTTCAGTGCCTTTAGAAGC contains:
- the LOC134421787 gene encoding CD59 glycoprotein-like yields the protein MMWTVFSLVLVSSLFVLKSEALQCYTCVGSSDDDCNRQGSQQCPGHADACAVIRGQASGIMKSCSFRSFCERARRDGSRAPGVSVHCCYSNNCNARSLAPRVTSSCSLPLLILTLLWLPLLKLT